A genomic region of Synechococcales cyanobacterium CNB contains the following coding sequences:
- the nuoE gene encoding NADH-quinone oxidoreductase subunit NuoE, which yields MGLHHEQHLEEHRPRQRRRLGRAPGRQGRAGLLRHLGQDRHAAPIPRLRRRARPERLRRQRAADAASCRLTLYGAPHRRRPTVQPRHPAGRPAGERTDRRGPLTMAWITKDSAGAQVERRDEPYLTADMRRDLDERILPRYERKAGALLPALHMVQERYGWIPHQAMMEIARHLGLSPAEVLDTASFYEEYWLRPKGRHVVAVCRSIACEFCGQQAITDAVREALGIDVGETTDDGEFTLIELECLGSCGTAPAALIDHTLHENLKPADVPRLLAEAKRTHGH from the coding sequence ATGGGTCTTCACCATGAGCAACACCTCGAAGAGCACCGGCCTCGCCAACGACGGCGACTGGGTCGTGCTCCTGGACGCCAAGGGCGAGCCGGTCTCCTGCGTCACCTGGGGCAAGACCGACACGCCGCCCCCATTCCCCGACTCCGTCGTCGAGCGCGCCCCGAACGCCTCCGCCGGCAGCGTGCAGCGGACGCAGCCTCTTGCAGGCTCACCCTTTACGGCGCACCCCACCGTCGGCGGCCTACGGTTCAGCCCCGGCACCCCGCCGGGCGGCCGGCAGGCGAGCGCACCGACCGACGAGGGCCGCTGACGATGGCGTGGATCACCAAGGACTCCGCCGGCGCGCAGGTCGAACGCCGCGACGAGCCGTATCTGACCGCCGACATGCGCCGCGATCTCGACGAGCGCATCCTCCCGCGCTACGAGCGCAAGGCCGGCGCGCTCCTTCCCGCGCTTCACATGGTGCAGGAGCGCTACGGCTGGATCCCCCACCAGGCGATGATGGAGATCGCCCGCCACCTCGGCCTCTCCCCCGCCGAAGTCCTCGACACCGCCAGTTTCTACGAGGAGTACTGGCTCCGACCCAAGGGCAGGCACGTCGTCGCCGTCTGCCGGTCCATCGCCTGCGAGTTCTGCGGCCAGCAGGCCATCACCGACGCCGTCCGCGAAGCCCTCGGCATCGACGTCGGCGAGACCACCGACGACGGCGAGTTCACCCTCATCGAGCTCGAGTGCCTCGGCTCCTGCGGCACCGCGCCGGCCGCCCTCATCGACCACACCCTCCACGAGAACCTCAAGCCCGCCGACGTGCCCCGCCTCCTCGCCGAGGCGAAGCGCACCCACGGGCACTGA
- a CDS encoding lamin tail domain-containing protein: MLPLALIALLVPAQAQQPQQQPARTPAGAPLHPIITEVLYAVPRGPEGDANRDGLRDALGDEFVELYNPHDKPIRLDGYTINDRNPPGSNQVSFVFPRFELPPRAVVVVFNGVNQTWTGPVGDSTKAPDKPHDDFDGAWVFTMSNTSKSTGLANDGDWVVLLDAKGEPVSCVTWGKTDTPPPFPDSVVERAPNASAGSVQRTQPLAGSPFTAHPTVGGLRFSPGTPPGGRQASAPTDEGR, translated from the coding sequence ATGCTCCCACTCGCGCTCATCGCCTTGCTCGTGCCCGCCCAGGCGCAGCAGCCGCAGCAGCAGCCCGCGCGCACTCCCGCCGGCGCGCCGCTCCACCCCATCATCACCGAAGTCCTCTACGCCGTCCCGCGCGGGCCGGAGGGCGACGCCAACCGCGACGGCCTCCGCGACGCCCTCGGCGACGAGTTCGTCGAACTCTACAACCCGCACGACAAGCCCATCCGCCTCGACGGCTACACCATCAACGACCGAAACCCCCCCGGCAGCAACCAGGTCTCCTTCGTCTTCCCCAGGTTCGAACTCCCCCCTCGCGCCGTCGTCGTCGTCTTCAACGGCGTGAATCAGACCTGGACCGGCCCCGTCGGCGACTCCACCAAGGCCCCCGACAAGCCCCACGACGACTTCGACGGCGCATGGGTCTTCACCATGAGCAACACCTCGAAGAGCACCGGCCTCGCCAACGACGGCGACTGGGTCGTGCTCCTGGACGCCAAGGGCGAGCCGGTCTCCTGCGTCACCTGGGGCAAGACCGACACGCCGCCCCCATTCCCCGACTCCGTCGTCGAGCGCGCCCCGAACGCCTCCGCCGGCAGCGTGCAGCGGACGCAGCCTCTTGCAGGCTCACCCTTTACGGCGCACCCCACCGTCGGCGGCCTACGGTTCAGCCCCGGCACCCCGCCGGGCGGCCGGCAGGCGAGCGCACCGACCGACGAGGGCCGCTGA
- a CDS encoding sigma-70 family RNA polymerase sigma factor, whose amino-acid sequence MEGTTAPLPPSDGRDPADAARARSEEMFDRLYADLRRYAHSQMKFERASGILQPTALVHEAYLKVLSTPEAEWESRGHFFAAVAQTMRRILIDDARRRHALKHGGGRKRVPLDTGFSSRPESAGELLALNEALDKLERTDARIFRVVMLRFFVGLRIEQIAEAMDCSPRTVKRDWEAAKEWLKAELAGTSPE is encoded by the coding sequence ATGGAGGGGACTACCGCACCGCTGCCGCCGTCGGACGGCCGCGATCCCGCCGATGCCGCGCGCGCCCGCTCCGAAGAGATGTTCGACCGCCTCTACGCCGACCTGCGCCGGTACGCCCACTCCCAGATGAAGTTCGAGCGCGCCAGCGGCATCCTCCAGCCGACCGCCCTCGTCCACGAGGCCTACCTCAAGGTCCTCTCCACGCCCGAGGCCGAGTGGGAGAGCCGAGGCCACTTCTTCGCCGCCGTCGCCCAGACCATGCGACGCATCCTCATCGACGACGCCCGGCGGCGCCACGCCCTCAAGCACGGGGGGGGGCGAAAGCGCGTCCCGCTCGACACCGGCTTCTCCTCGCGCCCCGAGTCCGCCGGCGAACTCCTCGCCCTCAACGAGGCCCTCGACAAACTCGAACGCACCGACGCGCGCATCTTCCGCGTCGTCATGCTCCGCTTCTTCGTCGGCCTGCGCATCGAGCAGATCGCCGAAGCCATGGACTGCTCCCCCCGCACCGTCAAGCGAGACTGGGAAGCCGCCAAGGAATGGCTCAAGGCCGAACTGGCGGGAACCTCCCCGGAGTGA
- a CDS encoding mechanosensitive ion channel has product MHARDAGCARAFAHGDRMGRADARAGMALRMVVALVAWCVVGLPVMAQPTPPPEAPRLDEVERRLAAVGERTDLPESARVELAGLLQQTIEALRAAQGFEVQIAEYDRLIAESPALLERIRAELAEPAPAPVVDLPAGATVQDAEQRLAESQAELAAAREELARLEAEPERRSQRRTEIAQLVAQGRARLAELDERISLAPAPADEVERARLDLLLAQRRALASEITSYEKERGRYDARREVLPEQRNRAARRVATLEATVAAWQAEAQERRRRQAEEQAREAQRLRREAAALTPALRELAEQNQEIADARTGRDGIAERLAKARAELNALPQEIVRLQREFASVSRKVDAAGLTSAVGQLLRRQLERLPDESLLRQRSRERRAAVADSQVRLLQAEELAASVRDEDAFIADLIAGLSPPPGEAEAQAIRELARELLAQRRALLAALTDDHELYVERIAPELDALSRQLLLATEQFRGYVERRILWLRSVRGGALPDPVQAAQAARWLVASPDWPEAVRRAWVRSATDTLASGLSALLLVMLGGASPWASRRLAKLAESCRRFTTDSYRLTIRALGLTALKAAPVPAALLLLGWWIAAPTDQVEIARAAGPALRRAGYVLFALLMAWHALKPNGLAEAHFRWPSATVRRVRRHMLWFLCAAGPIVFVVGTIDRQTVSEAWNESLGRMAFIAGLVALAAVVQRLFRPSGPIGVYFTTSNRGGWMDRLKWVWYPLLVGAPLALCVLSLAGFHYTAHELAVRLVDSILLLLVLVLVYAMLLRWLFVERRRLAIARAKERRAAAQEQAESGVEAVPLADERELEVPVIDAQTRQLIRAVVAVSVVLGLYSVWAGTLPALRVLDRVQVWPTVRMLDSMYVDDVSALVAPVAVDAAPAAPAAAAPGSAGAGASSPSIPGVPPLTPTRGASESESGAAIPASVTLADLGAAALLILLTTVLARNVPGLLEITLLKRLPMDAGSRYAVSTVARYLILIVGVTAVCTALGIGWSKVQWLAAALTFGLAFGLQEIFANFISGLIILAERPVRVGDVVTIGNVSGTVARIRMRATTILDWDRKELIVPNKAFITDQIINWSLSDPTLRLTTTIGVAYGSDTALVERTLLAVANANENVLKDPAPTVVFQRFGESSLDFELRVFLPAIDRLVPTRHQLHLAIDAAFRAAGIEIAFPQRDLHIRSVDGVFTVAQDGSVRRAAGGDAS; this is encoded by the coding sequence ATGCACGCACGGGACGCGGGGTGCGCCCGGGCATTTGCACACGGGGATCGCATGGGGCGGGCTGACGCACGGGCAGGCATGGCGCTTCGGATGGTCGTCGCGCTGGTGGCGTGGTGCGTGGTCGGGCTGCCGGTGATGGCGCAGCCGACGCCGCCGCCCGAGGCGCCGCGGCTCGACGAGGTGGAGCGTCGCCTTGCGGCGGTGGGCGAACGGACGGACCTGCCGGAGTCGGCGCGGGTGGAGCTGGCGGGGCTGCTGCAGCAGACGATCGAGGCGTTGCGTGCGGCGCAGGGGTTCGAGGTGCAGATCGCGGAGTATGACCGGCTGATCGCGGAGTCGCCAGCGTTGCTGGAGCGCATCCGTGCGGAGCTGGCGGAGCCGGCGCCCGCGCCGGTGGTGGACCTGCCGGCGGGGGCGACGGTGCAGGACGCGGAGCAGCGGCTCGCGGAGTCGCAGGCGGAACTGGCCGCGGCGCGGGAGGAACTGGCGCGGCTGGAGGCGGAGCCTGAGCGTCGCTCGCAGCGGCGGACGGAGATCGCGCAGCTGGTGGCGCAGGGGCGGGCGAGGCTGGCGGAACTGGACGAGCGGATCAGCCTCGCGCCCGCGCCGGCGGACGAGGTCGAGCGAGCGCGGCTGGACCTGCTGCTGGCGCAGCGGCGCGCGCTGGCGTCGGAGATCACGAGTTACGAGAAGGAGCGTGGGCGGTACGACGCGCGGCGCGAGGTGCTGCCGGAGCAGCGCAACCGTGCGGCGCGCCGTGTCGCCACGCTCGAGGCGACGGTTGCGGCGTGGCAGGCGGAGGCGCAGGAGCGGCGGCGCAGGCAGGCCGAGGAGCAGGCGCGCGAGGCGCAGCGGCTTCGGCGCGAGGCGGCCGCGCTGACGCCGGCGCTGCGCGAGCTGGCGGAGCAGAACCAGGAGATCGCGGACGCGAGGACGGGTCGGGACGGCATCGCGGAGCGGCTGGCCAAGGCGAGGGCGGAGCTCAATGCGTTGCCGCAGGAGATCGTGCGGTTGCAGCGCGAGTTCGCGTCGGTGAGCCGGAAGGTGGACGCGGCGGGGCTGACGAGCGCGGTGGGTCAGTTGCTGCGTCGGCAGTTGGAGCGGCTTCCGGACGAGTCGCTGCTGCGGCAGCGGTCGCGTGAGCGTCGGGCGGCGGTGGCGGACAGCCAGGTGCGTCTGCTGCAGGCCGAGGAACTGGCGGCGAGCGTGCGCGACGAGGACGCGTTCATCGCGGACCTGATCGCGGGGCTGTCGCCCCCGCCCGGGGAGGCGGAGGCGCAGGCGATCCGGGAGTTGGCGCGGGAGCTGCTGGCGCAGCGTCGGGCGTTGCTGGCCGCGCTGACGGACGACCACGAGTTGTACGTGGAGCGGATCGCGCCGGAGCTGGACGCGCTGAGCAGGCAACTGCTGCTGGCGACGGAGCAGTTCCGGGGGTACGTGGAGCGGCGCATCCTGTGGCTGCGGAGCGTTCGGGGGGGGGCATTGCCTGACCCTGTGCAGGCGGCGCAGGCGGCGCGGTGGCTGGTGGCGTCGCCGGATTGGCCGGAGGCGGTGCGGCGTGCGTGGGTCCGGTCGGCGACGGACACGCTGGCGTCGGGGCTGTCGGCGCTGCTGCTGGTGATGCTTGGGGGCGCGTCGCCGTGGGCGTCGCGTCGGCTGGCGAAGCTGGCGGAGTCGTGCCGGCGTTTCACGACGGACTCGTACCGGCTGACGATCAGGGCGCTGGGGTTGACCGCGTTGAAGGCCGCGCCGGTTCCGGCGGCGTTGCTGCTGCTGGGGTGGTGGATCGCGGCGCCGACGGACCAGGTGGAGATCGCGCGTGCGGCGGGACCGGCGTTGCGGCGCGCGGGGTACGTGCTGTTCGCGCTGCTGATGGCGTGGCACGCGTTGAAGCCGAACGGTCTTGCGGAGGCGCACTTCCGGTGGCCCTCGGCGACGGTGCGGCGAGTGCGCCGGCACATGCTCTGGTTCCTGTGCGCGGCGGGGCCGATCGTGTTCGTGGTGGGCACGATCGACCGGCAGACGGTGAGCGAGGCGTGGAACGAATCGCTGGGCCGGATGGCGTTCATCGCGGGGCTGGTGGCCCTGGCGGCGGTCGTCCAGAGGCTCTTCCGTCCGTCGGGGCCGATCGGCGTCTACTTCACGACGAGCAACCGTGGCGGCTGGATGGACCGGCTGAAGTGGGTGTGGTACCCGTTGCTGGTGGGCGCGCCACTCGCGCTGTGCGTGCTGTCGCTGGCGGGGTTCCACTACACGGCCCACGAGCTGGCGGTGCGGCTGGTCGATTCGATCCTGCTGCTGCTGGTCCTGGTGCTGGTGTACGCGATGCTGCTGCGCTGGTTGTTCGTGGAGCGCCGGCGGCTGGCGATCGCGCGGGCGAAGGAGCGGCGCGCCGCGGCGCAGGAACAGGCGGAGAGCGGCGTCGAGGCGGTCCCGCTGGCCGACGAGCGCGAGCTCGAAGTGCCGGTGATCGACGCGCAGACGCGGCAGTTGATCCGGGCGGTGGTCGCGGTGTCGGTGGTGCTGGGGTTGTACTCGGTGTGGGCTGGGACGCTCCCGGCGTTGCGCGTGCTGGACCGCGTGCAGGTGTGGCCGACGGTGCGGATGCTGGACTCGATGTACGTGGACGACGTGTCCGCGCTGGTCGCTCCCGTCGCGGTGGATGCCGCGCCCGCGGCGCCCGCGGCTGCTGCGCCCGGGTCGGCTGGGGCGGGTGCATCTTCGCCGAGCATCCCCGGCGTGCCGCCGCTGACGCCGACGCGGGGCGCTTCGGAGAGCGAGTCCGGGGCGGCGATTCCGGCCTCGGTGACGCTGGCGGACCTCGGCGCGGCGGCGCTGCTGATCCTGCTGACGACGGTGCTGGCCCGCAACGTTCCGGGCCTGCTGGAGATCACGCTGCTCAAGCGGCTGCCGATGGACGCCGGCTCGCGGTACGCGGTGAGCACGGTTGCCCGCTACCTGATTCTCATCGTGGGAGTGACGGCGGTGTGCACCGCGCTGGGGATCGGGTGGTCGAAGGTTCAGTGGCTTGCGGCCGCGCTGACGTTCGGGCTGGCGTTCGGGCTGCAGGAGATCTTCGCGAACTTCATCTCGGGCCTGATCATCCTGGCCGAGCGGCCCGTGCGCGTGGGCGACGTCGTGACGATCGGGAACGTGTCGGGGACGGTCGCGCGCATTCGGATGCGAGCGACGACCATCCTCGACTGGGACCGGAAGGAGCTGATCGTTCCGAACAAGGCGTTCATCACGGACCAGATCATCAACTGGTCGCTGTCGGACCCGACGCTGCGGCTGACGACGACGATCGGCGTGGCGTACGGGTCGGACACCGCGCTGGTCGAGCGCACGCTGCTCGCGGTCGCGAACGCGAACGAGAACGTGCTGAAGGACCCCGCGCCGACGGTCGTCTTCCAGCGCTTCGGCGAGAGCAGCCTGGACTTCGAGTTGCGCGTCTTCCTGCCGGCGATCGACCGGCTGGTGCCGACGCGACACCAGCTGCACCTGGCGATCGACGCGGCCTTCCGTGCGGCGGGGATCGAGATCGCCTTCCCGCAGCGCGACCTGCACATCCGATCGGTCGATGGCGTGTTCACGGTGGCCCAGGACGGCTCGGTGCGTCGCGCGGCGGGCGGCGATGCGTCATGA
- the ccoS gene encoding cbb3-type cytochrome oxidase assembly protein CcoS yields MSVIYLVLPLAIALAALGVWAFIRAARQGQFDDLETPAARMLPDDDPPERAPRS; encoded by the coding sequence ATGAGCGTGATCTACCTCGTTCTCCCGCTGGCGATCGCGCTCGCCGCGCTCGGTGTGTGGGCGTTCATCCGGGCCGCGCGCCAGGGTCAGTTCGACGACCTCGAAACCCCAGCCGCGCGGATGCTGCCCGACGACGACCCGCCCGAGCGCGCCCCGCGATCATGA
- the cadA gene encoding cadmium-translocating P-type ATPase — MTPAIAERETVKAASAPAPHCAHCHLPVPAGLVEPDAQRQFCCEACRTVYAVIHGCGLERYYALRESLAQATGGPARSTGAHYEEFDDDAFTRAFVRERHGGLRTAELFLEGVHCAACVWLVERLPRLLPGVAEARLDLGRSLVRVAWDPSRVRLGEIARTLDRLGYAPHPARDARSREAARREDRRFLVRIAVAGAIAGNCMLLALALYSGMVSGIEAEFRQFFRWTSLGLGLLSLAWPGRVFFRGAIASIRARAPRLDLPIAIGLAAAGLVGVVNVLRGEGDVYFDALTVLVFLLLSGRWLQHRQQRSAADAVELLYSLAPAWARLVGPDGTSRRVSAASLRPGDTVEVRAEEAFPADGVIESGRTEIDASLLTGESRPIAAGPGDRVHAATTSLAGRVLVRVQATGAETRVGRLMAGVEDAARRRAPIVALTDRIAGWFVLVVTTLAAITFSLWVRHDPARAMESALALLIVTCPCALGLATPLAITAAVGRASRRGILIKGGAAIERLARPGVMLLDKTGTVTQGRLAVVRWEGDSDALALAAAVERDSSHPVARAIIAHAGDEIATAASGVSQTLGSGVLGTVCGRRVEVGSVAFITDRPAWLTDAIQRATADALSPVLVAVDGRAVALAALGDPLREDARASIDALRADGWRVRLLSGDHPEVVRAVGRSLGLEERDCLGGATPEHKLRVVEEELARGHVVMVGDGVNDAAALARATVGVAVSGGAEASLAAADAYLRTPGLAPIVELCRGSRRTVGVIRRNLAASLAYNAVAVALCMAGLISSLLAAVLMPLSSLTVVFLSYRSRTFGGDA; from the coding sequence GTGACCCCGGCGATCGCCGAACGCGAGACCGTGAAAGCGGCGAGCGCGCCCGCACCGCACTGCGCACACTGCCACCTCCCTGTCCCCGCCGGGCTGGTCGAGCCGGACGCCCAGCGCCAGTTCTGCTGCGAGGCATGCCGCACCGTCTACGCAGTCATCCACGGCTGCGGCCTCGAACGCTACTACGCCCTGCGCGAATCGCTCGCACAAGCAACCGGCGGCCCCGCACGCTCCACCGGCGCACACTACGAGGAGTTCGACGACGACGCCTTCACCCGCGCCTTCGTCCGCGAACGCCACGGCGGCCTGCGCACCGCGGAACTCTTCCTCGAGGGCGTCCACTGCGCGGCCTGCGTCTGGCTCGTCGAACGCCTCCCGCGCCTCCTGCCCGGCGTCGCCGAGGCGCGCCTCGACCTCGGCCGCTCACTCGTGCGCGTCGCGTGGGATCCGTCCCGCGTGCGCCTCGGCGAAATCGCCCGCACGCTTGACCGCCTCGGCTACGCCCCGCACCCCGCACGCGACGCGCGATCGCGCGAGGCCGCCAGGCGCGAGGACCGCCGCTTTCTCGTCCGCATCGCCGTCGCCGGCGCGATCGCCGGCAACTGCATGCTCCTCGCGCTCGCCCTCTACAGCGGCATGGTCAGCGGCATCGAGGCCGAGTTCCGCCAGTTCTTCCGATGGACGAGCCTCGGCCTGGGCCTCCTCTCGCTCGCCTGGCCCGGCCGCGTCTTCTTCCGCGGCGCGATCGCCTCCATCCGGGCACGCGCCCCGCGCCTCGACCTGCCAATCGCCATTGGCCTCGCCGCCGCGGGCCTCGTCGGCGTCGTCAACGTCCTGCGCGGCGAGGGCGACGTCTATTTCGACGCGCTCACCGTGCTCGTCTTTCTCCTCCTTTCCGGACGATGGCTCCAGCACCGCCAGCAGCGCTCCGCGGCCGACGCCGTCGAACTCCTCTACTCGCTCGCCCCCGCCTGGGCGCGCCTTGTAGGCCCCGACGGCACTTCGCGCCGCGTCAGCGCAGCGAGCCTCCGCCCCGGCGACACCGTCGAGGTCCGCGCCGAGGAAGCCTTCCCGGCCGACGGTGTCATCGAATCCGGCCGCACCGAGATCGACGCCTCCCTCCTCACCGGCGAGTCACGCCCCATCGCCGCCGGACCCGGCGACCGCGTCCACGCCGCGACCACCAGCCTCGCCGGCCGCGTGCTCGTGCGCGTGCAGGCGACCGGCGCTGAAACCCGCGTCGGCCGCCTGATGGCCGGCGTCGAGGACGCCGCACGACGCCGCGCCCCCATCGTCGCCCTCACCGACCGCATCGCGGGGTGGTTCGTCCTCGTCGTCACCACGCTCGCCGCGATCACCTTCTCCCTCTGGGTGCGCCACGACCCCGCAAGGGCGATGGAGTCCGCCCTCGCGCTGCTCATCGTCACGTGCCCGTGCGCGCTCGGACTCGCCACCCCCCTCGCGATCACCGCGGCCGTCGGGCGGGCCTCGCGCCGCGGCATCCTCATCAAGGGGGGGGCCGCCATCGAACGCCTCGCCCGACCGGGCGTCATGCTCCTCGACAAGACCGGCACCGTCACCCAGGGCCGGCTCGCCGTCGTCCGCTGGGAGGGCGACTCCGACGCCCTCGCCCTCGCCGCCGCCGTCGAGCGAGACTCCTCGCACCCCGTCGCGCGTGCCATCATCGCGCACGCCGGCGACGAGATCGCCACGGCGGCGAGCGGCGTCTCGCAGACTCTCGGCTCAGGCGTTCTCGGCACGGTGTGCGGACGCCGCGTCGAGGTCGGCTCCGTCGCGTTCATCACCGATCGGCCCGCATGGCTCACCGACGCGATCCAACGAGCGACCGCCGACGCGCTCTCGCCCGTCCTCGTCGCCGTGGACGGCCGCGCCGTCGCGCTCGCCGCCCTCGGCGATCCCCTCCGCGAGGACGCCCGAGCCTCCATCGACGCGCTCCGCGCCGACGGCTGGCGCGTGCGCCTCCTCTCCGGCGACCACCCGGAGGTCGTCCGCGCCGTCGGTCGCTCGCTCGGGCTTGAAGAACGCGACTGCCTCGGCGGTGCAACTCCCGAGCACAAACTCCGCGTCGTCGAGGAAGAACTCGCCCGCGGCCATGTCGTCATGGTCGGCGACGGCGTCAACGACGCCGCCGCGCTCGCCCGTGCAACCGTCGGCGTCGCCGTCAGCGGCGGCGCGGAGGCCAGCCTCGCCGCCGCCGACGCCTACCTCCGCACCCCCGGCCTCGCGCCCATCGTCGAACTCTGCCGCGGCTCGCGCCGCACCGTCGGCGTCATCCGGCGCAACCTCGCCGCCTCGCTCGCCTACAACGCCGTCGCCGTCGCGCTCTGCATGGCAGGGCTGATCTCCTCGCTCCTCGCCGCCGTGCTCATGCCCCTCAGTTCCCTCACCGTCGTCTTCCTCTCCTACCGGTCGCGGACCTTCGGGGGCGACGCATGA
- a CDS encoding sulfite exporter TauE/SafE family protein, with the protein MSLALIGAVLAASLLGSAHCAGMCGAFVALAVGADDARTVPRSLLHAAYNGGRLATYLTLGAIAGFAGSALDLGASAVGVQRAAAALAGTLMVVFGVGQLLHLRGVRVPWFKPPAPLRRILTTAHRGAFALPPIARASAIGLLTTLLPCGWLYAFVIAAAGTGDSFLGAAAMGAFWLGTLPMMVAVGVGVRTITGPLGRRLPVLMPMLLVAVGLGSVLGRVTLPTMHTSDTNVVGVAGAIDHVRATDHQDLPCCAESGDEP; encoded by the coding sequence ATGAGCCTTGCCCTCATCGGCGCGGTGCTCGCCGCCAGCCTGCTCGGCAGCGCTCACTGCGCGGGCATGTGCGGCGCGTTCGTCGCCCTCGCCGTCGGCGCGGACGACGCCAGGACCGTGCCGCGTTCCCTCCTCCACGCCGCGTACAACGGCGGACGGCTGGCGACCTACCTCACCCTCGGCGCGATCGCCGGATTCGCCGGCTCCGCCCTCGACCTCGGCGCGTCGGCCGTCGGTGTGCAGCGCGCAGCCGCAGCGCTCGCAGGCACGCTCATGGTCGTCTTCGGCGTCGGCCAACTCCTCCACCTCCGAGGCGTGCGCGTCCCGTGGTTCAAACCGCCCGCGCCCCTCCGGCGCATCCTCACCACGGCCCACCGCGGCGCGTTCGCCCTGCCGCCAATCGCCCGTGCGAGCGCGATCGGACTCCTCACCACGCTCCTCCCCTGCGGCTGGCTCTACGCCTTCGTCATCGCCGCCGCCGGCACGGGCGACTCCTTCCTCGGCGCCGCAGCGATGGGCGCGTTCTGGCTCGGCACCCTCCCGATGATGGTCGCCGTCGGCGTCGGCGTGCGCACCATCACCGGCCCGCTCGGACGCCGCCTCCCCGTCCTCATGCCGATGCTGCTCGTCGCCGTCGGCCTCGGTTCCGTCCTTGGTCGCGTCACACTGCCCACGATGCACACAAGCGACACGAATGTCGTCGGCGTCGCGGGTGCGATCGACCACGTACGCGCCACGGACCATCAAGACCTGCCGTGCTGCGCTGAGTCGGGGGACGAGCCGTGA
- the ccoG gene encoding cytochrome c oxidase accessory protein CcoG: MTAVDRQHERVLSTLNADGSRRWLKPKPSRGRFWRRRRAAAWLLIGLFTLLPYLKINNRPVILLDVARREFSLFGGLFYPTDTLLLALFVVGVFLTVFLLTALFGRVWCGWACPQTVYMEFVYRPIERFFEGEPGRTRKRGAWRTPAKYAVYLLVSMFLAHTFLAYFVGVEELARWVRRSPAEHPASFLIMASVTALMMFDFCFFREQTCIVACPYGRFQSVLLDRRSLVVAYDPRRGEPRGKAKRAATTIALPVVSANGKPAERTTGDCVDCFKCVATCPTGIDIRDGLQMECIHCTQCIDACDEVMERLGRPRGLIRYGSQAGIEGERARRFRPRLLIYPCLLTAVVAGILVSLSRIEAADVTVLRGPGLPFNVLPTGEVSNQAIVRVRNRTRAEVGYEVGVPGVEGARVIAVESPLRVAAGALRSEAVSIVLPADAVTQRRTDITLRVTGTDGYTTETAFPFFSAGREAGTRR, from the coding sequence ATGACCGCCGTCGATCGACAGCATGAGCGGGTGCTCTCGACCCTCAACGCCGACGGGAGCCGACGCTGGCTGAAGCCCAAGCCGTCGCGCGGACGCTTCTGGCGCAGGCGCAGGGCCGCCGCATGGCTCCTCATCGGCCTCTTCACGCTCCTGCCCTATCTGAAGATCAACAACAGGCCCGTCATCCTGCTCGACGTCGCACGCCGCGAGTTCTCCCTCTTCGGCGGCCTCTTCTACCCGACCGACACGCTGCTCCTCGCCCTCTTCGTCGTCGGCGTCTTCCTTACGGTCTTCCTGCTCACCGCCCTCTTCGGACGCGTCTGGTGCGGGTGGGCCTGCCCACAGACCGTCTACATGGAGTTCGTCTACCGCCCCATCGAGCGCTTCTTCGAGGGCGAGCCGGGACGCACACGCAAGCGCGGCGCGTGGCGCACCCCCGCCAAGTACGCGGTCTATCTCCTCGTTTCCATGTTCCTCGCGCACACCTTCCTCGCCTACTTCGTCGGCGTCGAGGAACTCGCGCGATGGGTCCGCCGATCGCCAGCCGAGCACCCCGCCTCCTTCCTCATCATGGCCTCCGTCACCGCCCTGATGATGTTCGACTTCTGCTTCTTCCGCGAGCAGACCTGCATCGTCGCCTGCCCCTACGGCCGATTCCAGTCCGTCCTCCTCGACCGACGTTCGCTCGTCGTCGCGTACGACCCGAGGCGCGGCGAGCCGCGCGGCAAGGCGAAACGCGCCGCGACCACCATCGCCCTCCCCGTCGTCAGCGCGAACGGCAAGCCCGCCGAACGCACCACGGGCGACTGCGTCGATTGCTTCAAGTGCGTCGCCACCTGCCCCACCGGCATCGACATCCGCGACGGCCTCCAGATGGAGTGCATCCACTGCACCCAGTGCATCGACGCCTGCGACGAAGTCATGGAACGCCTCGGCCGACCCCGAGGGCTGATCCGCTACGGCTCGCAGGCCGGCATCGAGGGCGAACGCGCCCGGCGATTCCGCCCACGCCTGCTCATCTACCCGTGCCTCCTCACTGCGGTCGTCGCGGGCATCCTCGTCTCACTCTCGCGCATCGAGGCCGCGGACGTCACCGTCCTGCGAGGGCCGGGCCTGCCGTTCAACGTCCTGCCGACAGGCGAGGTCTCGAACCAGGCGATCGTCCGCGTGCGGAACCGCACCCGGGCTGAAGTCGGCTACGAGGTCGGCGTGCCGGGCGTTGAGGGTGCGCGCGTCATCGCCGTCGAAAGCCCTCTCCGCGTCGCGGCCGGCGCGCTGCGGAGCGAGGCCGTCTCCATCGTCCTGCCCGCCGACGCCGTCACGCAACGCCGGACCGACATCACCCTCCGCGTCACGGGCACCGACGGCTACACCACCGAGACCGCATTCCCCTTCTTCAGCGCAGGCAGAGAGGCAGGAACCAGGCGATGA